In the genome of Chrysoperla carnea chromosome 5, inChrCarn1.1, whole genome shotgun sequence, the window CATCTGCCTTAATATCGTTAGCTGTAACAATCGTTACGGCATgatttttatgttcattttcAACAGTTGGTGCAGCTGTTGTAGAATTTTCTAAAcaatacacataaaaattagttaaacaCAAAACTAAAACACTATATTTCAAGACACccatcatttttgttttttgaattcactatattttcattatgagATCCAACGTTCGCAAAGTGCGTTCATCAACtgaaattttcatgatattaaTCAGTGTTAAGGATATTTTTCATAAGTGATACTCTACACCCCCGCCACAAGAATGTGtctgtttaaacaaaaaaatgtagatCACTAGGTGATTTTGTAAATCAAATTCCTCGATCATATAAACGTATTCgggaatgaattttaatttcgtttCTACAtgcattgaattttaatttttttatttatttataaaggtatTGGCTTCtactaaatcatatttttttatatgttatggCTTGCATTTCttgaatattgatttttctttGGAAAAAATGAGAATAGACTCCGCTAAGACGGCCTAATTGTCatgttaagtaatttttttgagtCCTACTATCTTTACAGTGTTGTTCCCTGTATATGGAGCGTCTGATAGAATAATTAGCCTatgaggaaaaataattttgcacatATTTGTATTATGATATGCCGGTTTTAATTGTGGAATCAAAACTTTTAGGTTTGAAAGCCCTAATGGCTTAAAGGAGTGATCGTTTAAGGTCGTACATCCATGAGACAATTGTTCGCATagacaaataaaagaaattatgataatataaaagtttaaatcattttgaatgatttaagaaaaaaacaacttttatcgGTTTAATTTCGTTTAAGTaggtaaaaagtgaaaaaagcaAGGTTTAACATGGAATTacttaaatggaaaatataaatttctcaaaaataatattatcgataactatacttgaaactttaaccagttaataatcatttaaacttttaacagaatttaaaaaaatttataaatattattaatttaaaattatttaaaaattactgtctccctatgaacgcacatagtaAAACAGATCGATCAATAAACATTCTTAAGGAGGTACTATTTTGGCAAATAAAAGTttgattgaaattataaatcatGATTTACTGATTAATCAGATTAACGtgtctttgaattattttagcgtcattagaataaacaaaatataaaagtccaattcatttgacgattagatAGTATTTTTCGAGAATCGGCTCGAAATgcttttcatgtgaaatttaaccgatatctcaaaaattactcaaaaaatcgataaatgaaacttttttggaTCTTTTAGGGGAAAATTACCTCAtttaccaagtttcatcaaattatacaaaaattttttttgtgattttctttattttttcaaaagggatataatatttcttatgaaaatttcaaaaaattgggaaaatttgtTTGCTTCCTGTTtgggtaaaaaaatatttttcaaaaaaaaatcgggGTTTTTTGACAATTGGACCATTAATATCTGAGATATATCATCTTAAAATACGTGATATGATATTTCAAAGCACTTTCTCCACCCGAATCCTCAAAAACTTGTCATTCaattacaaaatgaataatattttcaagtgtGAATTATTTAGGATAAtcatagataaaaaatatttctattatatttcaataactatgtctcaacttgaagtcaacaaaaattcatccttatattaCAGTTAGATGTCTATGGGGATAATTATCCAATAAAtccaaattcaaaaaatataaaaatatagttcatTAATTAGacgattaaatatatatttaagtatcTTTGGAGATATTTCCAGAATCGCCCTATTGTGGTAGTAAATCTGTTCTGAACTCAGAATActtgaaattcagaaaaagaatatgtaAAGTACAACTATCTCTGAAAGTCGgaaaacttttgaaaacatttaatcaataattaatcaataatttaatgacagaaaatgaataaacaacGAAACAAACGCCGAAAGAGCTTcaaatttatagaataaaaacaTTGGTAATTAGATGATCTTATATGAAGGAGGTATATGCAGGAATAACTGCGTTGCGACATAAATAATTTGGGCGGAATGCGATCAATGAGCAATTAAATCCTCAAAATATTCATGTAATTTTCCTAGTTTTCAAGTtcagaagaagaagaagaagaagtaTTTCGGTCAAgttccataaaattttgatatactttACTTCTTTAAGATTCAGtgcaatgaataattaaaaattcaagtaacgttacacaaataatattactactgaatgccaaaaaaaaaatcatatatgcAATTCATGTGACTACACCAAAGTAAAACCGTTTATTTCCGGTCAATTAATgcatagtaaatttatttttaattatttgttaaatatgatacatttttattttattaattcaatatttgtattaattaataattctattgATGTTATCAATTAGAAAGtaatctgttttattttttatttaaaattaaataagccCAAATTGCTAACTTAAAaacgacaaaatatttttctttcatttaaaatcatttaaaataagcaCGTATATTGATTTATCCAATTTATTAgattccaaaatttaaatttcgcatatttgtttaaattcattaattttttaattttgaatttgcttCATTAATTCTAAAACGAGTAGTAAGGACATCTGTCTTCTTATAATTACTTCAAAGCTAAGGAAAATGTGAATCTTGTGGATTAGACTTTTCATATGGATAAACTGCTAAACTTACTATCTTGCTCTTTCctgcaaaaattaataacagtTAAACAAAGATATAAGACGCAAAGAGTAGTTAGTACTCTTCTATCcttctcttttatttaatacatgcATATCTTTATCGCCTTCTACAACTTTTGAAATGGATTGTATTTACGTTTTAAGGTTatgtttaatgaaaacaaaacgtAGAAAAATATGACATCGATAAAAGTACAATTTCGGTCATTAAATGCTTACGATTTACACAAACGTTTAATTAACGATTATGTATTAAGTAAACCAGGTGCTTCAAGATTACTAAAACGAGATACAACTCGCGATAAACGTGATATTGATGTTATTCGTGAAAATCATCGATTCCTGTGGGAAGATGATAATGCACCTAATACGTGGGAAGAACAACTGGCACGAAAATATTATGACAAATTATTCAAAGAATATTGCATATCCGATTTATCACGGTACAAGGAAAATATGATTGCAATGCGATGGCGTACCGAACCAGAAGTGATCACTGGGAAAGGACAATTTAGTTGTGGCAATAAACGATGTGAAGAAAAAGAAGGATTGCGTACATGGGAAGTAAATTTCGGTTACATTGAACAGGGTGAAAAAAAGAATGCACTCGTTAAATTaagtatgtttttttgtattatatgtaGCATTTTCcaacgtttttgttttttgttgaattaataTTTCAGGATTATGCCCGGaatgttcaataaaattaaattatcgttcCAGAAAACGTGAAATCAAACGGTTGAAGGTTCATAAAAAGAAAAAGCATTCATCGAAAGAGGAAGAAGGTATAAAAGAAGTTGAAGAAACGAATGCAAATGATTCGACAATAACTCGAGAAGAAATTAATGAACCAAGTAGTTCGACGACTTTGCCGGACGATGAAAATATTTGGACCAGACCAAGAGaggaagaaattgaaaaatccaGAGGAGATGAATTTGCAGAATTCTTAGAAGAATTATTACTGTAATCAAATttactaaacaaacaaaaaaataaaataaacctctttctatttgaataattattcttttattttcaacaatttttttatacatttttttataacattttattttttattccaggggtattaaaaagttttgtttttaacgattttggtacaaaatacaaaattgaatttttttttcgaaaactacacaaaaatatctaaagatttgataagaaaaatctaaaatctaaattaaaaaataataaagtttttgagcgtaattaattttctcataataaaattgattgaaatttgaAGAACTTTTCGAACCTGGGAAGTTTAGTTCGAAACCTGCACTtggctaaattttttaaacttaagcactatttttataatttaggcATTCATTAAACcctgataacatttttttcttaaactttgtGCTTATTTTTTTcacgtaatttttcaaaaatggaagCATCTTTGTTCAGATTAAAGCTTTAAAGAGTTAACACATCATTCGTCTTAACTTGTTCGTGTTCGAACAAGTTACTGTAGATTTCACTTATAGCCATTTCTTATTAGATTAGATGATTCTAACAATCTACGAAAAAATTCTGTCAGTACTTTAAACTACTTGGTAGTcgtcttatttttaaaaaaacgcaaattctataaaaaaaaattcgatttcacttttaaattcgtaattataaaaattaaatcactaAAAAATAGAATCCCATCGACTAAGAAAAAAAGCATTCAGTTAATGTCCgcttttaaacaataaaaacaaaatataaatcgaaTTCTGGAGTTAccatattacaaataatagttttgtaattattatacttaCAAAAACGTATAATTAATCTTTAGTCTGAGATtcggaaaaataaattaaattcgaaTTTAAAAGCTAACCCGAATTTTCGATTCCCTACGATTAATAAACTTGCTTTCGACGAATCGTGctataaaatagtatatttcatatttttattgtacacattttcgaaacaaaaaagaaaaaaacagtaGGAAGAACAGAGgacatttttatggtattatatttatttattttcgacgCCGTCACTAGTCGATTTTAATTTCTgttcattttttacactttcttTGCTGCCATCGCTATCATCTTCATCGTAATCGTCATCATGGTGATGGGTAACTGTTCTTGGGGTTTCCGCTCGCACATGTGGAATTGTGCTATTTGCACGTGttaactaagaaaaaaaaaagaaatttaattttaaataattttagttaatttaatgtCGATTTCTTACATCGTTTTGTGGATTTAATGTGGAAATAATTGTCGATTTTTGGATAAAcggtgaaaattaaaagtttaaatttaaaaaagattgcatggatcacttttcgtttttgtttacattaaatttagttctttatcctttattttttttaaatgaaaattacataTAAGCACTACCTTctatgaatttatgaaaatgggTGATTTTCTTATATATACAAATGATCATGGGTGTAACCAAAAGATTAAAAAAGGATCACCTTTTCCTTGTTCAGTTCCCGATCAAGAAATCACTTTCCGAaacaatataattcaatttttattttaaataattatttttaacaccaAAAATCGCAATTTaagaactaaaatttttctagtGAGAGCTTTTGGATTGTTCATGCTTTTATCAAAGGATTTTTGGGATACGAAATAGCTAACTTTACACAGACGGTGATTCCTGCAGAAAGAACtgcaaaagaaattatttagaaaaaattttagaataattaattaataaaaatatgattctcCATTTTAAGGATTACACTTATCTGAGTGATCAATTTTTTCTGGTTTAATGCAATTGTATTTTCTTACCGAAAAAACATCCGTGTAGAGcctaactttttttcaaatgtgaccgtcaaaattttctaaatagttACACCCATGCAGACACAAAATACATtctaataaaactaaatttaccACATCAAATTAATGACAACTATTAATCTTGAATACAATctcatataattttcaatagatttttcacatttcttttttaaaggttcacattcaatttttctttttctaactaatttttctataaaaatatttaacatttcaaataaataaaatatttcaagcggGATTTCAAAAATACTGTTGCAACAAGGGTGCGGTTGGTTGTATGTGATGGATGAGCGATGGTGTAGGCTTTTCACCATTGTTGATCATCATCGAGGCAGAAAAAAGCATTACTTACTTTACTTATCTTTACACTTGTATCTTCTTCTTCGACTTCTTGAATAAGTTCCTTTGGCATACCACTATTTGATACGGTACGTGCCCGATTTAGGATTGGTGTATCGGCTACATAGCGTTGTTCGTGAGCTACGGTACTTTCGTGTGGCATTAACATGGCAGGTGCACGGAACATGTATGAGAATGGAtagtaaattaaattcataaatgtaGCTGCGTATAAATCGGCATAACGTACCACctgaaaaaagaaatcaatcaTGAAGTTAATTTCCAATCAATTTTTGAGCACTATGAAGAAGTTTGTAAAAATACCAAGACAGTCAGTtcgtaaataaattgaattcggAGTTAAGGACTGTGCGCATCAAgtaatgaattataaataaattctttcaaAGAGTGATATATCTGTATCAGGTGATACATTGGTAAATCAAAGCTCCCCGAGAAATAAGTTTTTGGGTTCATTTTCTGAACATATATTGGCAGCTTACGTCGAGTCTTTTCGAAAAAGTTTTTGGATTCAATTTATGCACCTATTGGTAACTgaaatattaactaaaaaagCCAAAACTAAAGCTCCAAAGCGAGTATCAAGCGAGCATGATTGCCATTAAGGTGGTTTATGAATAGATAAGACAACATTGTAATATGCAGCGACTTAACCATGCCCATATCTTCaccaatagttaaaaaattttaaaactcgtAAGCTTGCTGACCTACCTCAACGAAAACGTAAGAGTGTTTACCTTCTCTAAATGAGTTGCCctcaaatatcaaaatcaacTTAATATGTTAGAGagacttttttcaaaaactaatttaaagtgGCGAGAGTTTCGTACCTGAGTGTTCGACACTTCGCAGATTTTTTTGGCATTCTTTAATAGGTAGGTCTTAATGGTTTGAGGACTATAGATGGCTATAAACAGTGGTGGATTTGATAGTGATGGCGTCCTTTTATGTAACGAAATATACATATGCATACATCGACGAGTTTCAATAACTCtatttttaaagtcaaaatcaataattttcatttacttaTGAACGATAATTACtttcaattacaataaaaaaaataatatttttaacatatttaagaGGCGCCACTAAAATGTTGTCGCCCTACCCTTgtggaaatatttcaaacgaaagacttaaaagtttttctaattctgaaaaaattttcttttatattagcAAGACTCTTTAAGTCTTTTGTCTGAAATATTTCCACAAGAGTAGCCCTAGGCCTCACAGGCCTAAGTCTAAATCTGCCACTGACTACAGATGAGTCAATCTCCTACATGGTACTTAATATTTCAACGAGTCAAGACTCTTAAAAAGTCGCTATATATAGCTTAATTTGGCTTAAGGAATGATTTTGCCTTACCTGAGCGGAGAAAAATGTTTGCCTGGATCCAGATCTGAATAAACTTCCTAACATACCATATGACAAATCCATTTTATGTGTAACATCCCTTATTGAACTacgtaattttgaaatatcgggCTTTTCTTTTGTACTACTGTCTAAATTTctggaataattaatttgtattaacAATTAGTCAtactaaataaacaaatttttgggttTCCACAATACATACTTGTACATTTCACCAAGTTTTATATCCAATTCCTGCAACTCTGTGAATAATTGACATTTGTCAGTCCATACATGTAATTCTTGTACTAATTCTGgtacaattaaaaatgttcGCCATCcacgaatttttttactttttaatatatcacCGAAAATATGATCACCAACGTATAAAACATCTTTACCTTTTGCACCAATAAAGTCAGTAAATACATCACACGAACCTAGAAAAGAAAATCGAGGATCATTATGTGTAAGTTGCACTCTGCAGTTTACAAAAtacgtaaatttttaattttttttcgacctAGGCCTGAGTTCGACACTTTTGTGACTAATCTGACAACGATCCTTTATGACAAACTGTTCGCGGTAATTTGATATTCTTTTTACTTAGATCccggaaaattttgtattgcgCTGACAAGTTTGAAATTGATGATATattgttatatgtttttttttttttttaagtaacaaatggataattgaaattttagttaaaaaaatgtttatttcccAGCAATGTTGATTTAACTTTGTGTAATTGTACCTCTTGGTGTGTTTGATCAAACTATTACACacaaattggaaaataaaagcATATGCTTACCTCCAGAATAAACTTCATTCCCTTTTAATGGTCCTGTATGTGTACCAATTTTCAATTCTCCTGTTTCAGTATCCACCAGTCGAAAGATTGTACCAGCACCAAAGAACAAAGGTTTGCGTGCATCCACgacaattatatcaaaatatgttttccaATTACGGTGAGGTTCATCTGCGCGTGCACCATGTGGAAAATCGAACAAATATGACATAATTGCATCCGTATATTTATAATCACTATtcgtcaataaaaatatttttgcaccaCTCTCACGTATACGATTTAAGAACATTGGTAAACGTTCATCTTTCTTTACATAACgttcaatattttgtattgttttctCTTTAAAGTCACCCTGTATATGCACCCAATCGACAGCGCCACGTATATCTTGAAAGATTGATTGATAGCTCATAAAGAGTTCTCCAACTTTGATACCATTCACTGAGGCGGTATACTGTCGTGAATTTGTGAAATAATCGATTAGACATGCTAATAAATACGTTTCGGGTAAGTTGAATAGGGTGTTTAATACGTATACACGTGATTCGTctaactgtaaaaatttatttggatataattcatatacttgcgatctgaaaaacaaaaattgaaaattaagcaaAGCCAAATTAATGCGATACGATAGAGGGTAAAGAGTGCTCCGAGActcaagaaataaattttatggaagTTGGGCAACTTTATCGACTCTCGAGGATACTGACGGACGCAGGCAAGATCTACGGACTACatgatcaaaaaaaattttcgtgaaaGTCGAATAAGAAACGTCGGTATACGATACTTCGATGGGAGTTAGGTAGTCGGGTTTCGGAGTAAGATCCTCTAGCGTTACGAATGATTGCAGTAAAATCCAAGATCTGGAGATATATTTAGAGCAAGGATTTGACCTTTCTAGTTATATAGCTTAAAAGTATCGTCCGTACAACGCAAGATAGAAgtaaggtaaaatatatgtgttgaaaaatattattgacccagcatgaaataaaaattctagtttAGTATCAACAATAAGGGTAAAATATGAACCGTAGGTCATTTGAGTGGTGGGACTCCGAGCCAGATCAGTCCAatgatattgtttaaaatagtgaacaaatatttttaatctacgctgaaattttaatggcgtgacaaatatatttttttaataataattccaaaaaaccaGGTTGTTTTGGTGGTGTAATAAGCTGCCATAGACACGTTGAAAGATATTCCTTAAGATAGAGTGAAACCGAAGTCGGAAAAGAATGAATTTGAGCGAGATAGTTTAAAGTCTGCCTGCAGGTACAGAgatttttgtcaaatttgtaACTTTTAACGACAACTGAATTATTAGAATAAACTAGACTGCATGCAtgaccacaaaaaaaaaaaaatatggcgATAATCGACAAACTCCGAATAGAAAACCATTACCATTGGTAGTTTTTAATTGTCTTCTCAGAGATCTgactttttattacataaaatacagCACATGTAAGAAATTCGACAATTTCGgagtaattattaaataaacataaaacagTACAAAAATTTCGATACTTACtgctttaaaaattcaaatccatGTACACAAACTAAAATATTGCCGTATGAGTccacttttaataaattaccatACAAAGTATCAAACCAAAGACCACGTATTGGAAAAGAACTATCAtattcaaattctaaaatttctttTGGATATCCTAAAGAGACTAAACGTGTTTTCACTAAATCAAAGCCCAATTTTTCATATTCTGGTGACTTGTATTCAGCCAATGTATAATCCATATCGAAGCcatagtatttaatattttctaaatgtaaACTACGATTCacaaaaattctgaaacaaaaagaaaagaaagttaattattattatttttataccatatatatataaatgaaatatatcaaggtatactaagtttagtcccaagtttgtaacgcttaaaatattgatgctacgaacaatattttggtttaggcgttcataaaatcacttaattagtccaattacggttgtctgtctgtctgttggtccgtctgtgaacacaataactcaaaaacgaagaatatcaaactgaaattttttggcTTGCTCAGgaggtaaaaagtgaggctaagttcgtaaatgagcaaaataggtcaattgggcccaatttgtaaaccgttatagctagaacaaaaatttaaatgcaaaaaatgttccttatttgattgaaacatttttcgtaaacatcactgtttacccgtgagggtgcatattaggttagaacattatatagtatgtatacagatattgtatatattttaaatttatacgttagaTGCATATAATAcgtatatgtttgtttgtttatagcctATATTATattcactgaggaagtgagaagaaagatactcttattattttgtgtgtaacagtgactatctttctttctTAAATGACTTCTTTATATTAATCagatatttttatgcgtttatTTTATGCACAGGGTTTTTCACTGAACTGTGTGCAAATTTTTAGTTCAAGAAAGACGTTTGAATACATGGGGATCTTCGAATAGAATAATTTGCTCATTTTTAAAGGAAAGGTACTGTTCAATTTGAGCATTAAAATGATTAATCGGATATGGTACCACTTCCAATAAAGcaagaaaaatggaaattttggtTTCGTTTTTAGAATAGTATTATTCaagtttgatttttaataaaatgagtaaaaattttcatatttacttcattttcaaaatttttcggcGCTATCAGGAAGCTATAACaaccatttttttcaattgacttaaaattagggatgcataaaatattattataccatgtatatatgaaatatacatagtatattaattttagtcctaagtttgtaacgcttaaaaacgttgatgctacgaacaaaattttgacatgggtgttcattaaatcacctaattagtccatttccggttgtctgtctggcaacatgataactcaagaacgaaaagagatatcaagctgaaatttttacagcgtacttaggaaGTAataaatgaggtcgagttcgtaaatgagcaacatgggccaatagggtcttgggtccgcaggacccatcttctaaactgctagagatagagcaaaagtttaaatgtaaaaaatgttccttataaaaaaataaacaacgtttgtttgaaaaattttttcgtaaacatcactgtttacccgcgaaggcgcaaattgtatagtatgtattataaggtaatatcagttatgtatgtgtgacatgtatgtatttgtaatgtgacagt includes:
- the LOC123300682 gene encoding protein FRA10AC1 is translated as MTSIKVQFRSLNAYDLHKRLINDYVLSKPGASRLLKRDTTRDKRDIDVIRENHRFLWEDDNAPNTWEEQLARKYYDKLFKEYCISDLSRYKENMIAMRWRTEPEVITGKGQFSCGNKRCEEKEGLRTWEVNFGYIEQGEKKNALVKLRLCPECSIKLNYRSRKREIKRLKVHKKKKHSSKEEEGIKEVEETNANDSTITREEINEPSSSTTLPDDENIWTRPREEEIEKSRGDEFAEFLEELLL
- the LOC123299942 gene encoding cytosolic purine 5'-nucleotidase isoform X2, which gives rise to MENQGDICDMDGKIERETANADSTATINFSDLQIRPSQPTLEPQQSHQKYYRKVEHRIFVNRSLHLENIKYYGFDMDYTLAEYKSPEYEKLGFDLVKTRLVSLGYPKEILEFEYDSSFPIRGLWFDTLYGNLLKVDSYGNILVCVHGFEFLKQSQVYELYPNKFLQLDESRVYVLNTLFNLPETYLLACLIDYFTNSRQYTASVNGIKVGELFMSYQSIFQDIRGAVDWVHIQGDFKEKTIQNIERYVKKDERLPMFLNRIRESGAKIFLLTNSDYKYTDAIMSYLFDFPHGARADEPHRNWKTYFDIIVVDARKPLFFGAGTIFRLVDTETGELKIGTHTGPLKGNEVYSGGSCDVFTDFIGAKGKDVLYVGDHIFGDILKSKKIRGWRTFLIVPELVQELHVWTDKCQLFTELQELDIKLGEMYKNLDSSTKEKPDISKLRSSIRDVTHKMDLSYGMLGSLFRSGSRQTFFSAQVVRYADLYAATFMNLIYYPFSYMFRAPAMLMPHESTVAHEQRYVADTPILNRARTVSNSGMPKELIQEVEEEDTSVKISKLTRANSTIPHVRAETPRTVTHHHDDDYDEDDSDGSKESVKNEQKLKSTSDGVENK
- the LOC123299942 gene encoding cytosolic purine 5'-nucleotidase isoform X1 produces the protein MPEISQDIFESIYPLEPPISSDELRARANSNSSTKGIYGINKPKRSTSVGSTSSIRRNDRSEIDLENFIEGNSEINQWIDRRQISHRIFVNRSLHLENIKYYGFDMDYTLAEYKSPEYEKLGFDLVKTRLVSLGYPKEILEFEYDSSFPIRGLWFDTLYGNLLKVDSYGNILVCVHGFEFLKQSQVYELYPNKFLQLDESRVYVLNTLFNLPETYLLACLIDYFTNSRQYTASVNGIKVGELFMSYQSIFQDIRGAVDWVHIQGDFKEKTIQNIERYVKKDERLPMFLNRIRESGAKIFLLTNSDYKYTDAIMSYLFDFPHGARADEPHRNWKTYFDIIVVDARKPLFFGAGTIFRLVDTETGELKIGTHTGPLKGNEVYSGGSCDVFTDFIGAKGKDVLYVGDHIFGDILKSKKIRGWRTFLIVPELVQELHVWTDKCQLFTELQELDIKLGEMYKNLDSSTKEKPDISKLRSSIRDVTHKMDLSYGMLGSLFRSGSRQTFFSAQVVRYADLYAATFMNLIYYPFSYMFRAPAMLMPHESTVAHEQRYVADTPILNRARTVSNSGMPKELIQEVEEEDTSVKISKLTRANSTIPHVRAETPRTVTHHHDDDYDEDDSDGSKESVKNEQKLKSTSDGVENK
- the LOC123299942 gene encoding cytosolic purine 5'-nucleotidase isoform X3 codes for the protein MNGFHYDIAKNSDYHNFSDELPNPVNQIFVNRSLHLENIKYYGFDMDYTLAEYKSPEYEKLGFDLVKTRLVSLGYPKEILEFEYDSSFPIRGLWFDTLYGNLLKVDSYGNILVCVHGFEFLKQSQVYELYPNKFLQLDESRVYVLNTLFNLPETYLLACLIDYFTNSRQYTASVNGIKVGELFMSYQSIFQDIRGAVDWVHIQGDFKEKTIQNIERYVKKDERLPMFLNRIRESGAKIFLLTNSDYKYTDAIMSYLFDFPHGARADEPHRNWKTYFDIIVVDARKPLFFGAGTIFRLVDTETGELKIGTHTGPLKGNEVYSGGSCDVFTDFIGAKGKDVLYVGDHIFGDILKSKKIRGWRTFLIVPELVQELHVWTDKCQLFTELQELDIKLGEMYKNLDSSTKEKPDISKLRSSIRDVTHKMDLSYGMLGSLFRSGSRQTFFSAQVVRYADLYAATFMNLIYYPFSYMFRAPAMLMPHESTVAHEQRYVADTPILNRARTVSNSGMPKELIQEVEEEDTSVKISKLTRANSTIPHVRAETPRTVTHHHDDDYDEDDSDGSKESVKNEQKLKSTSDGVENK